The genomic window TTAAGAACAAGTTTCATTCTGattttaaatcatattttttcccaatgcaaaaaactaaaataaagatttcaagCGTAGATCTTAGGTCTAGCCAAAGATCCTTAATTTGAAGAACCATGAACTTTTCCATAGATTTTTTTGCATCAGATCCACAACAAATCCATAGATTTCAAAACttaagtaatcaaacacccagTACAAGACCTATTCAATCTGGTGCGTCTGACTGTTGCTCCAATTTATTCTCTTGTTTTCCATTTCTTCCTCAAGCGTATATAACTTATATATAGCTGAACAGATTTgtgcttcattttctttcttacacaccaaaaagttttaaaatgaacGTACAAGTGAACCAGGTTCCCGAGAAAAGTAGAAAACAATCTGGAAAAATTTAGTCAAAGCCATCATCTTCtcgtaaaattgaaaaaaaaaaggaaagtgtACAGATTTGCCTGAACTTCATCCCAAAGAGACAGAAAAGTGGCAAAGAACGAACCTGATTATGCGCGCCACACtgatgcattatttttttaatgcgCAGTATAATTAATGACTAAACTtgttgtaaagacaaaaatgtaaatgaaaaaaataaaaattataaaagacatttctttttaataaattatcaaaatattctTTCTTCGTTTACTGTGCCCAAGGTAGTAGGTAACTTCGTTTAAAgtgagttccttttcttttgtattcatTCTTTACATCTTCTTCCTTTGTTTTCATGGCGATCTCTTTTCCATCAAAAGAGCAGTGTTTGAAAGGGGACTAAACAACCTAACACTTTCCAAATTTCAACTGCAAATTATATCCTAAATAGTCTGGCAGATTACTGGATCTTTTCCTGCTAAGCACGCGAAACAATTGCTTCTAGTTGCTTTTGATTGCAACGATTTTAATCCCAAGATGAGAATCTATATTCCAGTTTCTGATGAATGTCTGGCACACCAGCAAAACATGCAAATTCCTTCAGCGCAGGATTTCAGCTTAGTCAATCCAGGTGAATGTTCAATAACAAAGCTCATTAGATTCAAACCGTCACGCACGCATATATAACTCGATCAGACTGCGGCATAATATGAGTTTACATTCatgattcaactttcttttttccaacacATCAAACAAAGTTCTGCAAAGGAAACAACTAAAAACCTAAATTGTTCAGCCCCACATGCAACCCTGATTTTCTTGTGAAGAACAATCATGACAATATATATCTATAAGAAGAGTAAGATCGTCAGACGATGCCAGCAGTACCGCCTGTAGGAACAGTTCATCTACTTGTCTTAGTTTCTGGCCATAGATCGTTTCACATCCTTAGTCATAGTAATCATCCTCGTCATTCTGGTATCCGCCGCCTGGTGGCCTGGACGGGGTTCCACGGTCGCCATTGTCGTCGCATTCCCTATGTGGCCGCTCTGCTGAAGACGGTATcggtgatggtgatggtgacggcgacggcgacTTCGAGGGTGGTGCTGCTGGTGACCCCGACGACGACGGCGACTTCGAGGGTGGTGCTGCTGGTGACTCCCACGACGACGGCAGTGATTCCGGAGAGACCGAAGGTTGCGATTCTGGGGGTGGTGGTGGCAGTGATTCTGAGTTCAAAGATGACGGCAGTGTCTCTTTCGTCGACGGTACCGAAGGTGGTGATCGGTAATTAGGGCAACGAGCAGCAACGGCAAGACAATCAACCGGCGGACGTGAAAGAAACGCCCTACACTGCCTTGCCGGCCTCTGCCTTGGTCTCGACGGCAGGCAGTTCCGCTGGTCGCTCACTGCTGGAAGACGCAGGCAACTTGGTGCCTCGCCGGTGAAGTAATTATACGAGAAGGAGAAGCTTTTCAGCTTTGGCAGACTACAGATGCTGTCAGGCACCTTGCCGGAGAGCATGTTGTGCTCCAAGTTCAGCACCTCCAGGCTCTTCAACCCTGCCAGTCTATCGGGCAGGCTCCCCACGAGCCTATTGAAGCTCAAATCCAGAAGCCTCAGATCCTCCATCTGCCCCATCTCCGGCGGCAGGCACCCGCTCAACCCGTTGTTGATGAGCACAATCTCAGTCAGAGTCGACATATTGCCGAGGCTTGGAGGAACACAGCCACGGATGTCGTTGTTAGCAATAACGATTACGGAGACCGGCGAGTTGCCGAAGTTCGATGGGATGTCGAATCTAAACCGATTGTTGTTGATGAAGACGGCGTCGAAGGGTTTGTCGAACAGGCTGCTCGGGACAGAGCCCTCAAACTCATTGAACCTGATGTCCAAGTACTTAAGTGAGGGCAGGTCGAGCACCACCGCCGGGAAGCGGCCGGAGAACCGGTTGTTGCTGACGTCAAGCTCATGAAGAAGGCTCATGTTGGCAAAACTCCAAGGGATTC from Nymphaea colorata isolate Beijing-Zhang1983 chromosome 6, ASM883128v2, whole genome shotgun sequence includes these protein-coding regions:
- the LOC116255903 gene encoding leucine-rich repeat extensin-like protein 4, which gives rise to MASSLSRGVMHSTGITTTTLIFLSLLLFTPVLSASAHEEAEDHEFDDVDCRRIWVDPSYHFNNSRLRNAYIALQAWKMAIYWDPNGLTSNWVGPEVCNYTGIFCSQLPGDQSLKVVAGVDLNHGNIAGYLPPELGLLSDLALFHINSNRFRGRIPWSFANMSLLHELDVSNNRFSGRFPAVVLDLPSLKYLDIRFNEFEGSVPSSLFDKPFDAVFINNNRFRFDIPSNFGNSPVSVIVIANNDIRGCVPPSLGNMSTLTEIVLINNGLSGCLPPEMGQMEDLRLLDLSFNRLVGSLPDRLAGLKSLEVLNLEHNMLSGKVPDSICSLPKLKSFSFSYNYFTGEAPSCLRLPAVSDQRNCLPSRPRQRPARQCRAFLSRPPVDCLAVAARCPNYRSPPSVPSTKETLPSSLNSESLPPPPPESQPSVSPESLPSSWESPAAPPSKSPSSSGSPAAPPSKSPSPSPSPSPIPSSAERPHRECDDNGDRGTPSRPPGGGYQNDEDDYYD